A single region of the Candidatus Protochlamydia amoebophila UWE25 genome encodes:
- a CDS encoding CHAT domain-containing protein, with protein MNIESVKFSTPYYSPFFQNSQISILDQVKVLIEVYKTKSRTEENIITSAKLLFEEINRLEDIGIKRECLCRLLKLEMEEVQNLIIEEVADLFFITTLSYDIQHNQIQQLIDFEEILSEIMEGKLKSNELNFIIPICVLYQNILEHLWLLPHLEFNNYYSHLLNQNKDAILKNMERWKNSLYQLASEEKINRFIPKNLEMAVLRLFEPLPKAVAKEIEKQKSNIHKSGEISLTLLEILADYYGNQLDFNRAIPYAKIFLKLLIQKLPKIFHKEEWILVKSIQIHTNLANWNRHLRQYPMAIYHSEKALEIAHELCHPYVIIISLKGIGLTYAAQEQSELALPFFQKAQVIAQTLQDSEDKSQILNGLAYAYLFINKNDEAISCFQTASNLIDKKSEQAWIYSGIGHAHAKDQRYQLAKETYQKALELLAPDDFVLAIKIHESLAILFNHFGQYGKAISQLEKVLELIQHPPIQVNELDAIDSKLRALTILGKIYSSIGDYARELDYKRQAVKVIEKSILFSTSLGTAYNNLGNAYNHVKNYSESIKYYIKALKITEYGPNQAKFLVNLGHAFNFYGKFAEAIICYKKANKIDDPDIKKHGLVGLGLCYDAMGNTKKAIQCIEKSICLSQESEDRRSEAVGYHYLGEIYRKSDPKLAEENYRKSIAISAALHQELKNYNQWQITFFEKQALPLLRLERFLLQQSKIEEALQVTDFRRSRALVSALTEKFKSQKDDSLISSGLTAKETQALAQKLNTCLIVYSLSPEDMNNITAWVIPSQGEIICQQLSLGNLTEEVNEATQVFKTFPFIVEPTVAKRRPFLRPKKTRSSVTYAFLDELTRGDPDESANSAVLQSFKERLSLWYEALIAPLESYLPKDPQQVVTIIPDGFLAQIPFAAFLDKEGTYLIEKHPISIAPSMGILKLLDEIPKAFSENSLVIGNPTTSPQSNDTLPFAEKEAQTIVAPLLKTIPERTLLQDSATAQRVLEGMRDARWIHLACHGSTGTKLEEKLDLHSVFEGLFKLAPEKENPNGYLHAQEIAALRLRTELVFMSACFSGRGKLHREGSVGPVWSFLAAGALSTIATYWRLPDSDLTLQMVDTFYRHLLGIEVEKLNKAQALQKAMLVAIEQKREKPHLWGAFFLSGLHE; from the coding sequence ATGAATATAGAATCAGTTAAATTCAGCACTCCTTACTATTCTCCTTTTTTCCAAAATTCGCAAATATCTATATTAGATCAAGTAAAAGTTTTAATTGAGGTCTATAAAACAAAATCTAGGACAGAAGAGAACATAATTACAAGTGCCAAATTGCTCTTCGAAGAAATCAATCGATTAGAAGATATTGGTATCAAGCGTGAATGCTTATGCCGACTGCTAAAATTGGAGATGGAAGAGGTTCAAAATTTGATAATCGAGGAAGTAGCAGATCTTTTTTTTATTACAACATTGTCCTATGATATTCAGCATAATCAAATTCAACAGTTAATCGATTTTGAAGAAATCCTTAGTGAAATTATGGAAGGAAAGTTAAAATCAAATGAACTTAATTTTATAATTCCTATCTGTGTGCTATATCAAAACATTCTAGAGCACTTATGGTTGCTTCCCCACCTCGAATTTAACAATTACTACTCTCACCTACTTAATCAAAATAAAGACGCCATTCTAAAGAATATGGAGCGCTGGAAAAACAGCCTTTATCAATTGGCTAGCGAGGAGAAAATTAATCGTTTTATTCCAAAAAATTTAGAAATGGCTGTTCTAAGGCTTTTTGAACCTTTACCTAAAGCTGTTGCAAAAGAGATTGAGAAACAAAAATCTAACATTCATAAAAGCGGAGAAATATCTTTAACACTTTTAGAAATCCTAGCAGATTACTATGGGAATCAACTGGATTTTAATCGCGCTATACCCTATGCAAAAATCTTTTTAAAACTTCTAATACAGAAACTTCCGAAAATATTCCATAAAGAAGAATGGATACTTGTTAAAAGTATACAAATTCATACAAATCTTGCAAATTGGAATCGACATCTTAGGCAGTATCCGATGGCTATTTATCATAGTGAAAAAGCATTAGAAATAGCCCACGAGTTATGCCATCCTTATGTAATAATTATTTCTTTAAAAGGCATAGGACTCACTTACGCAGCACAGGAACAAAGCGAGCTTGCACTTCCTTTTTTTCAGAAAGCTCAAGTTATAGCGCAAACGCTACAAGATTCTGAAGATAAAAGCCAAATTCTTAATGGTCTTGCATACGCTTACCTCTTTATTAATAAAAATGATGAGGCAATTTCATGTTTTCAAACTGCATCGAATTTGATAGATAAGAAATCCGAACAAGCCTGGATTTACTCGGGGATTGGTCATGCTCATGCTAAAGACCAACGCTATCAGCTGGCTAAAGAGACCTATCAAAAGGCACTTGAATTACTTGCACCAGATGACTTTGTTCTCGCAATAAAAATTCATGAAAGCTTAGCCATATTATTTAATCATTTTGGCCAATATGGAAAAGCTATTTCCCAGCTGGAAAAAGTCTTAGAGTTAATACAGCATCCGCCAATTCAAGTAAATGAATTAGATGCCATTGATAGTAAACTAAGAGCGTTAACAATTCTTGGAAAAATCTATAGCTCGATTGGAGATTATGCAAGAGAACTTGATTACAAAAGACAAGCTGTAAAAGTCATTGAAAAATCAATTTTATTCTCAACGTCTTTAGGAACAGCATATAACAATCTCGGCAATGCGTATAACCATGTGAAAAATTATTCTGAGAGCATAAAATACTACATCAAAGCACTGAAAATAACAGAATATGGCCCTAATCAAGCTAAATTTTTAGTGAATTTAGGACATGCTTTTAATTTTTACGGTAAGTTCGCTGAAGCGATTATATGTTATAAAAAAGCGAATAAGATTGATGACCCAGATATAAAAAAACACGGCCTCGTTGGTCTAGGTCTATGCTATGATGCCATGGGAAACACAAAAAAAGCAATTCAATGCATTGAAAAATCTATTTGTTTATCTCAAGAATCAGAAGATCGCCGCAGTGAAGCGGTAGGCTATCACTACTTAGGAGAAATATATAGAAAGTCAGACCCTAAGCTAGCAGAAGAGAATTATCGCAAAAGCATCGCCATTTCTGCCGCATTACATCAAGAGCTTAAAAATTATAACCAGTGGCAGATTACCTTTTTTGAAAAGCAAGCATTACCGCTATTAAGACTGGAGAGATTTCTCCTACAACAGAGCAAAATCGAGGAAGCTCTGCAGGTTACAGATTTTAGACGTTCCCGTGCCTTAGTCTCTGCTCTGACAGAAAAATTTAAATCCCAAAAGGATGACTCTTTAATCTCTTCTGGACTCACAGCTAAAGAAACGCAAGCTCTAGCCCAAAAGCTGAACACTTGCTTGATCGTTTATTCTCTTTCTCCTGAAGACATGAACAATATCACTGCTTGGGTTATTCCTTCTCAAGGAGAAATAATCTGCCAACAACTATCTCTTGGCAATTTAACAGAAGAGGTCAATGAAGCAACGCAGGTTTTCAAAACGTTCCCTTTTATTGTTGAGCCAACAGTTGCTAAAAGAAGACCTTTTCTGCGTCCGAAAAAAACTCGTAGTTCCGTTACGTATGCTTTTCTAGATGAGCTAACCCGAGGAGATCCCGATGAGAGTGCAAACTCTGCTGTTTTACAATCTTTTAAAGAGCGCCTTTCTCTTTGGTATGAAGCTCTCATTGCTCCACTTGAATCCTATCTTCCCAAAGACCCCCAACAAGTCGTGACTATTATTCCCGATGGATTTCTCGCTCAAATTCCCTTCGCTGCTTTTTTAGATAAAGAGGGAACCTATTTGATAGAAAAGCATCCCATTTCCATTGCTCCTTCCATGGGAATACTTAAATTATTGGATGAAATTCCTAAAGCTTTTTCAGAAAATTCTCTCGTGATTGGCAATCCCACAACATCTCCTCAGTCAAATGACACGTTACCATTTGCGGAAAAAGAGGCTCAAACCATTGTCGCTCCCCTGCTTAAAACAATTCCAGAAAGAACTCTCTTACAAGACAGCGCCACAGCCCAGCGTGTTTTAGAGGGAATGCGGGATGCGCGCTGGATTCATCTTGCCTGTCATGGCTCGACAGGGACAAAACTAGAAGAAAAGCTTGATCTTCATTCCGTTTTTGAAGGGCTTTTCAAGCTTGCTCCCGAAAAAGAGAATCCTAATGGCTATCTCCATGCGCAAGAGATTGCAGCGCTTAGACTGCGTACAGAGTTAGTTTTTATGAGTGCTTGTTTCTCTGGCAGAGGCAAGCTTCACAGGGAAGGAAGCGTTGGTCCCGTTTGGTCCTTCCTTGCCGCAGGCGCTTTGTCAACAATCGCAACTTATTGGCGACTGCCAGATAGTGACCTAACCCTTCAGATGGTTGACACATTTTATCGCCATCTTTTAGGCATAGAAGTGGAAAAACTCAATAAGGCCCAAGCCTTGCAAAAAGCCATGCTAGTGGCAATTGAGCAAAAACGAGAAAAGCCTCATTTATGGGGAGCTTTTTTCTTATCGGGACTACATGAATAA
- a CDS encoding CHAT domain-containing protein, whose product MHVESVKFSTPYYLHYPHLSTIPVLDHVKGLIEAYKTKSNLAEDIFVNAKLLLKKVIQLEDIGVKRECFCRLLKLGIEEVQNLIEQELAPLLNLETILYDIQHNQAQQLIELEEIVSETIEAKLTSSQLNFLVPVCEIYQSILEHLWLLPYFEFGNCCSHLLIQNKEVILGHMDRWKGSLDQLAGEEKIEPSIPENLEKAILRIFEPLPAAIAKEIDMQKSVIKKSEGIPLTLLEIIADVYLSIDDNDEAISCYQTALNLTEDQSAQAWIYMGIGRAHANAQQHQLAEEDYKKALSFCPQVDVLLAIKIHGNLAALFNNFGPYEKAIFHAKEALELTKHPSVQKNELDAFDSKFGVAVLLGNIYGTFRDYDREIDYQTQALKMAKKSDLFSNSLGTAYSNLGRAYCHKKNFPKGIKCYNKALKLTEESLAQANILLSLGNASFNSGEFEEAIRNYKKVDKIGNQDTKKASFLGLGLCYQALENEDQAIQCIEKSICLSKKTKDRRSEAIGYHNLGIVYKESNPGLAEEKYRRSIAIYTLLHQELKNHHQWQITFFEEQALPLLNLESLLLKQGKTEEALQITDFRRSRALVSALTLKFQKDDALSSFGLTAQEMQALAQKLNTCFIIYSFPFESTDSITVWVVPPQGEIICQQLPLGILAEEVEEAPYIFKTFPPIFEPTVAKRRPFLPPKKTRSLTTHSLLENLTRGKSGDQSNATDLQQTFKERLALCYETLIAPLESYFPKDPQQVITIIPDGFLAQIPFAAFLDKEGTYLIEKHPISIVPSVGILKLLDKIPKDFPKNSLVIGNPKTPYPKDTIPFAEKEAQAIVSPLLKTFPEKILLQEKATVQSVLEGMRDARWIHLACHGLTGTKPEEKLDPHSVFEGLFKLAPDESHSRGYLHAQEIASLTLRTELVFMSTCFSGRGKLHGEGSVGPVWSFLAAGALSTVATYCELQDSDLTLQMVDTFYRHLLGIGVEKLNKAQALQKALKMAIEQKREKPHLWGAFFLSGLHE is encoded by the coding sequence ATGCACGTAGAGTCAGTTAAATTTAGCACTCCCTATTATCTTCACTATCCTCATTTGTCCACGATACCCGTATTAGATCATGTAAAGGGCTTAATTGAGGCGTATAAAACAAAATCCAATCTAGCAGAGGATATATTCGTTAATGCCAAATTGCTTCTTAAAAAAGTAATTCAATTGGAAGATATTGGTGTCAAGCGTGAATGTTTCTGTCGCTTGTTAAAATTAGGGATTGAAGAAGTACAAAATTTGATAGAACAAGAACTAGCACCTCTTTTGAATCTTGAAACAATTCTCTATGACATTCAGCATAATCAAGCTCAGCAATTAATTGAACTTGAAGAGATCGTCAGTGAAACGATTGAAGCTAAGCTAACTTCAAGTCAACTTAATTTTTTGGTTCCTGTCTGCGAAATTTATCAAAGCATCTTAGAACACCTGTGGTTGCTCCCCTATTTTGAATTTGGTAATTGCTGTTCTCACTTACTTATCCAGAATAAAGAAGTTATTTTAGGCCATATGGATCGCTGGAAGGGTAGCCTTGATCAATTGGCTGGTGAGGAAAAAATCGAACCGTCTATCCCCGAAAATTTAGAAAAGGCTATTCTACGAATTTTTGAGCCATTACCTGCAGCTATCGCAAAAGAAATCGATATGCAAAAATCTGTTATTAAAAAAAGCGAGGGAATACCTTTAACACTTTTAGAAATCATAGCAGACGTTTATCTTTCCATTGATGATAATGACGAGGCAATTTCATGTTATCAAACTGCATTGAATTTGACAGAAGATCAGTCCGCACAAGCCTGGATTTATATGGGAATTGGTCGTGCTCATGCCAACGCCCAACAACATCAGCTAGCCGAAGAGGACTATAAAAAAGCTCTTTCTTTTTGCCCACAAGTCGACGTTCTTCTTGCAATCAAAATTCATGGAAATTTAGCCGCCTTATTTAATAATTTTGGTCCATATGAAAAAGCTATTTTTCATGCTAAAGAAGCTTTAGAGCTAACAAAACATCCGTCAGTTCAAAAAAATGAATTAGATGCATTTGATAGCAAATTTGGCGTGGCAGTTCTACTTGGAAACATCTACGGTACGTTTAGAGACTATGACAGAGAAATCGATTATCAAACGCAAGCCTTAAAAATGGCTAAAAAATCAGATTTATTTTCAAATTCCTTGGGAACAGCATATAGCAACCTTGGCCGTGCCTATTGCCATAAGAAAAATTTTCCTAAAGGCATAAAATGTTATAACAAAGCATTAAAATTAACAGAAGAATCTCTTGCACAAGCTAATATTTTATTGAGTTTGGGAAATGCTTCTTTTAATTCTGGTGAATTTGAGGAAGCAATCAGAAATTATAAAAAAGTGGATAAGATTGGTAATCAAGATACAAAAAAAGCCAGCTTCCTAGGCCTAGGTCTATGCTATCAAGCGTTAGAAAACGAAGACCAGGCAATTCAATGCATTGAAAAATCTATTTGTTTATCTAAAAAGACAAAAGATCGCCGCAGCGAAGCAATAGGTTATCATAATTTAGGGATAGTATATAAAGAGTCTAATCCTGGGCTAGCAGAGGAAAAGTATCGCAGAAGTATCGCCATTTATACTTTATTACATCAAGAGCTTAAAAATCACCACCAGTGGCAGATTACCTTTTTTGAAGAGCAAGCGCTGCCTCTTTTAAATCTTGAAAGTCTTCTCTTAAAACAAGGGAAAACTGAGGAAGCCTTGCAAATCACAGACTTTAGACGCTCGCGTGCTTTAGTTTCTGCTCTTACATTAAAATTTCAAAAGGACGACGCATTGTCTTCTTTCGGACTCACAGCCCAGGAAATGCAAGCCCTTGCCCAAAAACTGAACACTTGCTTTATTATTTATTCGTTCCCTTTCGAAAGCACGGACAGCATCACTGTTTGGGTTGTACCTCCGCAGGGTGAAATAATCTGCCAGCAGCTGCCTCTTGGAATTTTGGCAGAAGAGGTTGAAGAAGCACCTTACATTTTCAAAACATTCCCTCCTATTTTTGAGCCAACAGTTGCTAAAAGAAGGCCTTTTCTTCCACCAAAAAAAACTCGCAGCCTCACTACTCATTCTCTTCTAGAGAATTTAACCCGGGGAAAATCGGGTGATCAATCGAATGCCACAGACTTACAACAAACTTTTAAAGAACGCCTTGCCCTTTGCTATGAAACACTTATTGCTCCACTTGAATCTTATTTCCCCAAAGATCCTCAACAAGTCATCACCATTATTCCCGATGGTTTTCTCGCTCAAATTCCCTTCGCTGCTTTTTTAGATAAAGAGGGAACCTATTTGATAGAAAAACATCCGATTTCCATTGTCCCTTCCGTTGGAATACTCAAATTATTGGACAAAATTCCTAAAGATTTCCCAAAAAACTCCCTCGTGATTGGCAATCCCAAAACACCTTATCCAAAAGACACAATACCATTTGCGGAAAAAGAAGCTCAAGCTATTGTCTCTCCCCTACTTAAAACATTCCCGGAAAAAATTCTCTTACAAGAAAAGGCCACAGTTCAGAGCGTTTTAGAAGGGATGCGAGATGCACGCTGGATTCATCTTGCCTGTCACGGATTGACAGGCACAAAGCCAGAAGAAAAGCTCGATCCCCATTCCGTTTTTGAAGGGCTTTTTAAGCTTGCTCCTGACGAAAGCCATTCTAGAGGCTATCTACATGCGCAAGAAATTGCGTCGCTGACCCTTCGTACAGAGCTAGTTTTTATGAGTACTTGCTTTTCTGGCAGAGGCAAGCTTCACGGAGAAGGAAGCGTCGGTCCCGTTTGGTCCTTTCTCGCAGCTGGAGCGTTGTCAACGGTCGCGACTTATTGTGAACTACAAGATAGTGATCTGACGCTTCAAATGGTCGACACGTTTTATCGCCATCTTTTAGGAATAGGAGTGGAAAAGCTAAACAAAGCCCAAGCTTTGCAAAAAGCCCTGAAAATGGCCATTGAGCAAAAACGGGAAAAACCTCATCTATGGGGAGCTTTTTTCTTATCGGGACTACATGAATAA
- a CDS encoding CHAT domain-containing protein produces MNPESVKGSTPYYPLYPQIPPTLSPLNQVKDLVEAYKTKSKTEENILVSAKSLLEEINQLEDIGVQRECLCRLLKLEIKEVQNLIKRGLALLFNFKTLTYDIQHDQAQQLIELEAIVSEIMEVKLTSNELNLIIPICSIYQNILEHLWLLPHLEFGNHCANLLIQNKNAILSKMERWKGSLDQLVSDEKIEPFIPKNLEKSVLRLFEPLPEAFAKEIKEQKFAIHKSGEISLAILEIISEFYGNQRDFPLAIFYAEVFLNFLIQELPKISQKEGFLVKIMQTQGRLADWYHSHRQYPMAFDHSKRVLEIALELDNYNAIIISLKKIGYLYVAQGQHDLALSFYQGALSIVQALQDPENERMFFDSLAEVYLTIHNNTEAIRCYQTALELAEEKTEQALIYSKIGGAHARVKQYKEAEEAYEKALEILPQGNNPIIAIRVHQNLAIFFNNFARYGKAIYHVKKILKLIQHPLVQSVQVDELQAQESKFSALITLGNIYGTMRDHTRQIDYCTQAVKFAEEIDVHLNNLGIAYANLGSAYCDEGNYFESMKYYNKASKILKGDSNRAEFLENIGQILFFSGKFPEAIKYYKEANKIGNQFTKKNSLLVLGICYSFLGNKEQAIQCIEKFICLSQASEDRLSEALGFHNLGTVYKNSDLELAEENYRKSISISAALHQELKNHHQWQITFFEGQAKTFLSLERLLLKQGKTEEALQITDFRRSRVLVSALTEKFQFQKNNSFFSSGLTSQNMQALAYKMNTCFIVYSFASKDMDSITIWVIPPQGEITCQQLPLGILKEEFEEATYVFQTFPFIIEPTVAKRRPFLRPKKTRSSTTHAFLDELTRGDPDESANSTVLQSFKERLSLWYEALIAPIESYLPKDPQQVVTIIPDGFLFQTPFAAFLDKEGKYFIEKHPISIVPSIGILTLLDEIPKKFSKNSLVIGNPTTLYSKDSLPFAEKEAQKLVSPLLKTAPERILLQDSATVQHIVEGMRDARWIHFACHGSTSAKPDGKLDPHSVFEGLFKLAPDEKHPQGYLHAQEIAALILHSDLVFMSTCFSGRGKLHGEGSVGPVWSFLAAGALSTVATYWRLPDSDLTLQMVDTFYRHLLGIEVEKLNKAQALQKAMLLAIEQKREKPHLWGAFFLSGLHE; encoded by the coding sequence ATGAATCCAGAATCTGTTAAAGGCAGTACTCCCTACTACCCTCTTTATCCTCAAATTCCACCCACACTATCCCCATTAAATCAAGTAAAAGATTTAGTTGAGGCGTATAAAACAAAATCTAAGACAGAAGAGAATATACTCGTCAGTGCCAAATCGCTCCTCGAAGAGATCAATCAATTAGAAGATATAGGTGTTCAACGTGAATGTTTATGTCGCCTGCTAAAATTAGAGATAAAAGAAGTACAAAATTTGATAAAACGAGGACTAGCGCTTCTTTTTAATTTTAAAACATTGACCTACGATATTCAGCATGATCAAGCTCAACAGTTAATCGAACTTGAAGCAATCGTCAGTGAAATCATGGAAGTAAAGTTAACATCTAATGAACTTAATTTGATCATTCCTATCTGCTCGATCTATCAAAATATCCTAGAGCATCTGTGGTTGCTTCCCCATCTCGAATTTGGCAATCACTGCGCTAACCTCCTTATTCAAAACAAAAACGCCATTCTAAGCAAAATGGAGCGATGGAAGGGTAGCCTTGACCAATTGGTTAGCGATGAAAAAATTGAACCGTTTATCCCAAAAAACCTAGAAAAGTCTGTTTTAAGGCTTTTCGAACCGTTACCTGAAGCATTCGCAAAAGAAATTAAGGAACAAAAATTTGCCATTCATAAAAGTGGAGAAATATCTTTAGCAATTTTAGAAATCATATCAGAATTTTACGGGAACCAGCGTGATTTTCCTCTCGCTATTTTCTATGCAGAAGTTTTTTTAAACTTTTTAATACAGGAACTTCCGAAAATATCCCAAAAAGAAGGGTTTCTTGTTAAAATCATGCAGACTCAGGGAAGACTTGCAGACTGGTATCATTCCCATAGGCAGTATCCAATGGCATTTGATCATAGTAAAAGGGTATTAGAAATAGCGCTTGAGTTGGATAATTATAATGCGATAATTATCTCTTTAAAAAAGATAGGTTATCTTTACGTAGCGCAAGGACAACATGATCTCGCGCTCTCTTTTTATCAAGGAGCTCTGTCTATAGTGCAAGCGCTACAAGACCCTGAAAATGAAAGGATGTTTTTTGATAGCTTGGCAGAAGTTTATCTTACTATCCATAATAATACAGAGGCGATTCGATGCTATCAAACTGCACTAGAATTAGCAGAAGAAAAAACTGAACAAGCTTTAATCTACTCTAAAATTGGTGGAGCCCATGCTAGGGTCAAACAGTACAAAGAAGCTGAAGAAGCTTATGAAAAAGCGCTTGAAATTCTTCCTCAAGGTAACAACCCTATTATCGCAATAAGAGTTCATCAAAACTTAGCCATATTTTTTAATAATTTTGCCCGATATGGAAAAGCTATTTACCATGTAAAAAAAATTTTAAAGCTAATCCAACATCCGTTAGTTCAATCAGTTCAAGTAGATGAATTACAAGCACAAGAAAGTAAATTTTCCGCGTTAATAACTCTTGGAAACATTTACGGTACGATGAGAGATCATACGAGACAAATCGATTATTGTACGCAAGCTGTTAAGTTCGCTGAAGAAATAGATGTTCATTTAAACAACTTGGGAATAGCATATGCCAATCTCGGCAGTGCCTATTGCGATGAGGGAAATTATTTTGAGAGCATGAAATATTATAACAAAGCATCAAAAATCTTAAAAGGTGACTCTAATCGAGCCGAATTTTTAGAAAATATTGGGCAGATACTTTTTTTCTCCGGTAAGTTTCCTGAAGCAATTAAATATTATAAAGAAGCCAATAAGATTGGTAATCAATTTACGAAAAAAAACAGCCTCCTTGTCCTAGGTATATGTTATAGTTTTCTGGGAAACAAAGAGCAGGCGATTCAATGCATTGAAAAATTTATTTGCTTATCTCAAGCCTCGGAAGATCGTCTTAGCGAAGCGTTAGGCTTTCATAATTTAGGGACAGTATATAAAAATTCTGATCTTGAGCTAGCAGAAGAGAATTATCGTAAAAGCATTTCCATTTCTGCCGCATTACATCAAGAACTTAAAAATCATCACCAGTGGCAGATCACTTTTTTTGAAGGGCAAGCAAAGACATTCTTAAGCCTCGAGAGACTTCTCCTAAAACAGGGTAAAACTGAGGAAGCCTTGCAAATCACAGATTTTAGACGTTCGCGTGTTTTAGTTTCCGCTCTGACAGAAAAATTCCAATTCCAGAAAAATAACTCTTTTTTTTCTTCTGGACTCACATCTCAAAACATGCAAGCCCTTGCTTACAAGATGAACACTTGCTTTATCGTTTACTCTTTTGCTTCCAAAGATATGGACAGCATCACTATTTGGGTTATTCCTCCTCAGGGTGAAATAACTTGCCAGCAACTGCCCTTAGGAATTTTGAAAGAAGAGTTTGAAGAAGCGACTTACGTTTTTCAAACGTTTCCTTTTATCATTGAGCCAACAGTTGCTAAAAGAAGACCTTTTCTGCGTCCGAAGAAAACGCGTAGCTCCACTACACATGCTTTTCTAGATGAGCTAACCCGAGGAGATCCCGATGAGAGTGCAAACTCTACTGTTTTGCAATCTTTTAAAGAACGCCTTTCTCTTTGGTATGAAGCCCTCATTGCGCCAATTGAATCTTATCTTCCTAAAGACCCTCAACAAGTCGTCACCATTATTCCCGATGGTTTTCTCTTTCAAACTCCCTTCGCTGCCTTCTTAGATAAAGAAGGAAAATATTTCATAGAAAAACATCCCATTTCCATTGTTCCTTCGATTGGAATACTAACTTTATTAGATGAAATTCCTAAAAAATTCTCAAAAAATTCTCTCGTCATTGGAAATCCCACAACACTCTATTCAAAAGACTCTTTACCATTTGCAGAAAAAGAAGCGCAAAAACTTGTCTCTCCTCTCCTTAAAACAGCTCCAGAAAGAATTCTTTTACAAGACAGCGCTACTGTTCAACACATTGTAGAGGGAATGCGGGATGCGCGCTGGATTCATTTTGCTTGCCATGGATCGACAAGTGCAAAGCCTGATGGAAAGCTTGATCCTCATTCCGTTTTCGAAGGTCTTTTCAAGCTTGCTCCCGACGAAAAGCATCCTCAAGGGTATCTCCATGCGCAAGAAATTGCGGCTCTTATTCTTCATTCGGACTTGGTTTTCATGAGTACATGTTTTTCTGGCAGAGGCAAGCTTCACGGGGAAGGAAGCGTTGGTCCCGTTTGGTCCTTTCTTGCCGCAGGCGCTTTGTCAACAGTCGCAACTTATTGGCGACTACCGGACAGCGATCTAACCCTTCAGATGGTTGACACATTTTATCGCCACCTTTTAGGCATAGAAGTGGAAAAACTCAATAAGGCCCAAGCTTTGCAAAAAGCCATGCTATTGGCCATTGAGCAAAAGCGAGAAAAACCTCATCTATGGGGAGCTTTTTTCTTATCGGGACTACATGAATAA
- a CDS encoding M4 family metallopeptidase — protein sequence MGANLSETYNNFSPYQATLVLSYSEQEFLQKNDQIFACRTPQETKLCRKIQQTVEIVKKFYWDTFKLVDIDEERIIPPLFIYYPKKNAYYASKLKHFAFNNEFASQPDIVCHEMTHAVIKHNNPLDHKGESGALDEAIADVVTIEFKQKVGLIDNLWKISHLCDLSTEPEPFKPASTYTHENDYGHVHQNSWIISHTFYLASKQLSHNSIDCNELFKIWFKSMLDLEDKSFRGFRDMTIKVARKKIFHRREFVKEAIIDAWDQTSLLFPKERSNFPSLNYPGKI from the coding sequence ATGGGTGCAAATTTGTCAGAAACTTATAATAATTTCTCACCTTATCAAGCAACCCTGGTTCTTTCATATTCTGAACAGGAATTTTTGCAAAAAAATGATCAAATTTTTGCTTGCAGAACCCCACAGGAAACAAAACTTTGTAGAAAAATTCAACAAACAGTAGAAATAGTAAAAAAATTTTATTGGGATACTTTTAAACTAGTCGATATAGACGAAGAAAGAATAATTCCGCCATTATTTATTTATTATCCCAAAAAAAATGCCTATTATGCTTCAAAGCTGAAGCATTTCGCTTTTAATAACGAATTTGCTTCTCAGCCAGATATTGTGTGTCATGAAATGACGCACGCTGTGATTAAACATAATAATCCACTTGACCATAAAGGAGAATCGGGAGCATTAGATGAAGCAATTGCAGATGTCGTTACTATAGAATTTAAACAAAAGGTAGGTTTAATTGATAATTTGTGGAAAATTAGTCATCTTTGTGACCTAAGCACAGAACCTGAGCCATTTAAACCTGCAAGTACGTATACTCACGAAAATGATTACGGCCATGTGCATCAAAATAGCTGGATTATCAGTCATACATTTTATCTAGCTTCAAAACAACTGAGCCATAATTCAATAGATTGTAATGAACTCTTTAAAATTTGGTTTAAGTCGATGTTAGATCTTGAAGATAAATCATTTAGGGGGTTTAGAGATATGACAATCAAAGTTGCTAGAAAAAAAATTTTTCATCGTCGTGAATTTGTTAAAGAGGCAATTATAGATGCTTGGGACCAAACCTCCCTTCTTTTCCCAAAGGAAAGATCAAATTTCCCCAGTTTAAATTATCCTGGTAAGATTTGA